The following is a genomic window from Butyricimonas faecihominis.
TCCATGATGCCATCCCGTCGTAACCATTCTGTGCAAAATACACGGACATTGACAAATACAAATTGGATGACCACATCTCAGCATTAATCTGAGCATTAAACGCCTTTACTAAATTTTCGCTCAACATAATTGTTTATTTAAAATTTGATATTCACTCTTCCAAATCGTTTGAAGAACGAACAAATTACATGCCACTCCAAAATTATGTCATTAAAAATATAGCTTAAGACATTTTGTCATTTTTGACTCATTAACATTAAAAAATGATCAATACCACACTCTCCCCAGTAAAAATGAATATAACTTGCCAACACGTTTTTATAGGTATATACCGGAGTATCAACCACCATATCCTTGGCATTATATATCGTGCCAATCACAGGTATTTTCTCATTCGTAGGCAATATTCGGGAATAGTGAAACTCATGCCCCCGAATACGTTGACCGTTTACACGAACTTCCCGATAACCCAATTTCAATTTCATCTGCTCCATTGTCGCCCCTTGTTTCAACACGCCCGCCATAGGATAAACCTTCCCGTCACCGTCTGTAATCGTGTCACACAAATACATCATTCCACCACATTCTGCCAGTACTCGCCCCCCGTTTTCACAATACTTCCGGACAGACTGTCTCATTCCCTCGTTAGCTGCCAACTCCGCCAAATGTAGTTCCGGGTACCCTCCGGGAAAATAGACCATATCGGCCTCCGGAAGACTTTTATCACGCAGCGGACTAAAAAACACCACCTCCCCGGCTCGTTTCAATGCCTCCACGTTCTCCCGGTACATGAAATTAAAAGCCTCATCCCGGGCAATAGCGATCTTCCTGTTCCCGAAACAAACGACATCTTGCGTCTGTTCACCGGAAAATTCCACCGTACAAAGTTCCAGTAAACGATCGACATTCACGGTTTTGTCAATCACCTCTGCCACCCGATCCGCGAACGTATCAAAACAAAACGTCTCATCAATCGACAATCCCAAATGACGGGACGGGATAACAATACTTTCATCCTTTGGGATATACCCCAATGCCTCCACTCCGGCATCCGCACAAGCCTGCTGCAAATAAGCATAATGCGCTACCGATGCCACGAAGTTAAACACGACCCCGACAACCCGGATTCCCGGATAGAAGTGTTTAAAACCATACAACACTGGGGCCACGGTATAGGCCGTGGACTTTGCGTTAAGTACCAACACGACGGGAATACCGATTAACTCGGCAATCTCCGCGCTACTCCCCTTCATCCCATCGTACCCATCAAACAACCCCATCACCCCTTCCGTCACGCAGACATCACTCGCAGTCCCGTACCGGGCGTACAGCTCCCGCACGTGTGCCGCCGATGCCATGTAAGTATCCAAATTCACGGATTCCTCTCCTGCGGCCATGGCATGATGTTTCGTATCAATATAATCCGGCCCGCACTTAAAAGGTTGTACCTTCATTCCCCGGTTCCGCAACAATCGCAACAGACCTAACGTGAATGTCGTCTTCCCGCTACCGGAACTTGCCGCCCCGATCATGATGAATGGTTTCTGTTTCATTTCTTTCAGCATTTACACGCAAAGATAAAACTTCTCGAAATAATAAAAGTATAATAACATTGGATGTTTCTAATAAAAGCCTATTTTTGTAGCGTTACGATATTTGAGGCGGTTGCAACATGGATAAACTTTCGGAATGGACGCCGGGAGCGGGCCTCAAGTATAAAGGAATGATTTATGAAGGAAATGGACATGATTAAAGACATCGTCCGGGTTTACAGAAATTACCCGGATCATGTGGCTTTTGTAATTGATGATACCTCTTACACCTATCAGGAGGTATTTGCCCGAGTGCAAGGAATTATGCCCTTCGTGCAGGATTGCCCGGAAGACATTATCGGAATCATCGCGGAAGATTGCATCGAAACGTACGCCTCTATTCTGGCCGTTTTGTTATCCGGGAAAACTTACGTAATCCTCCATCCCAACTACCCGGACAGTCGGAACAGAACCATTGTGGAATCCACCGGAATGAAACGGGTATTATACGGTCACGCATCCGGTACGCAGCAAGGCCTCTCCAACGAGATCAAATGTATTTCAACATTAGAGCTACGGGATGAAAATATAGACCATCTAACAGGAGAGCAAACGCAGGATACAAACAAGAATGCCTACATCATTTTCACCTCCGGAAGTACCGGGGTTCCCAAAGGAGTCCCGATCAGCCGGAAAAACTTGAACGCATTCTATGCCGCCTACCATCAACTGGGCTGGCAACTTGGGCCGACAGACCGGATGTTGCAAATGTTCGAACTGACATTCGACGTTTCAGTCGTGTCCACCCTCTACCCGTTAACCCTCGGAGCCAGCATTTACACGGTGGGAACAAACAAGTTAAAATACATGAGAGTGTACGAATTGATGGAAGACGAGGAACTGACTTTCGTGGCCATGCCTCCCTCCCTATTACAATTCCTGTCCCCTTACTTTGACGAGATTCACGTTCCAAAACTCAAATACCTTATCGTGACGGCAGAAGCGGCAAATGCCGATCTTCTCCAACGTTTCAGGGCCTGCGCCCCCAACGCGGAGTTCGTAAACCTGTACGGTCCCACGGAAGCCACAATTTATTGTACGGCTTACCGGATTCCTCCCGAAGGTTGCAAACAACACAACGGGATGATCGCCATCGGCCACCCCTTCACCGGAATCGACACCATGATTATGGACGAGAAGGGAATACCCGTGCAGACCGGAGAACAAGGAGAATTATGGGTAAGCGGGAAACAAGTCATGCGAGGCTACTGGCAAGACGAGGAAAAGTCCCGACAGGTATTCGCCCAGTTCAACGGAAAAGAGTATTATAAAACAGGCGACCTATGTTCTATCGATCCGGACGGGGACATCATCTATCGCGGACGTAAAGACTACCAAGTTAAAGTGCAGGGTTTCCGAGTTGAACTCAGCGAGATCGAATACCGGACAAAGAAATTCTTCCCGAACGAGACCAATGCCGTCGTCGTTCCCAAGAAAGAGGATGACGGGGGATGCCAATTGCACTTGTTCGTCGGGACAACACCCCATGAACGGGAAACCTTGCTCCATTATCTGAAGGAACACTTACCCGTCTACATGTTACCAACCGAAGTTCACTTTTTGGAAGAATTTCCGTTAAACACCAGCGGTAAAATTGACCGGAAAGCATTAACGACATTAATATAAAAAACTATGGAAACCGAAGAAATCTTACGCGAACTGGACACGATCTTTCGTGACATTCTAAAAAACGAAAACATCACGTTAACTCCCGAGACCACGGCAAAAGACGTGGACGGCTGGGATTCTCTAACGAATATGCGCCTCATCACGGCCATCGAAAAACATTACAACATTCGTTTCGGCCTGCGTGAAATACTGAAATTCAAACACGTGGGTGACCTGTGCGCATCCATCCAAGCTAAAAAGAAGTAGCCTATGATGTTTCTCTCTCTACCGTTTGTCATTCTGTTTACTTGTTGCCTAATCCTATATTACACGGTAAAAGGCAGCTACCAGAAACCGGTCCTGTTACTAACCAGTTGCATCTTTGTCGGTTATTTCAACATCGCATACCTACTGATAGCCGCACTCATTGCGGCAATAACCTTCTACTGGGGGCGCTGGATCGGGATGCAGGAACAGGAAAACAAACGCCGGAGAGTCTTCGTCGGGGGAATCGTCTTTCTCGTCCTGTTCCTCGTGGCATTCAAGTACCTCAATTTCATCGGGGAAAACATCGCCGTGCTACTCGGTTGGTTCGGCGTGGACTGGAAAGGAGCCATCACCTCTGTTTTCTTCCCGTTGGGAATCTCGTTCTATACCTTCCAAGCACTCGGCTATCTTATTGATGTCTACTGGGAAGAGGAAGAACCTGAACGCTCACTACCGGACTTCATGCTCTATATGCTATTTTTCATGAAATTCCTTTCCGGACCGATCGAACGGGCCTTCGATATGCTCCCGCAGTTGAAAATCGAGAAACGTTTCGACTACGACACGGTTACCTACGGTCTGAAACTCATGATGATCGGTTTGATGAAAAAAGTCCTGATCGCCGACCGGCTGGCTCCGCATCTGGATAGTATATTTGCCTCCGTGCAAGACGCTTCCGGGGCGCAGCTATTACTCGCCGGACTATTGTATCCGATCGAGCTTTATGCCGATTTCTCCGGTTACACGGATATGGCCATCGGTGGAGCCATGATGTTCGGCTATCGCCTGTCACCCAATTTTAACCGTCCGTTCGTGGCAAAGACAATCACCGACTTTTGGCGCCGCTGGCATATGTCCCTCTCCTTCTGGGTCAGGGATTACCTTTACCAACCCATCGCGGCAAGTAAACGATATTGGGGACAGTGGGGCATCGTCTACGCTCTTGTGGTAACCTTCGTGTTACTCGGCGTGTGGCACGGGGCTGGTTGGAACTATGTGATATACGGGTTAATCCAAGGACTTATCATCAGCTACGAGATGGTGACCGTGGCCTACCGGAATAAAGTGGAAACAAGCGTGGGGAAACACGTGTTCGGGGTTTACTCTATCCTCCGGACCTACCTGCTCTTTGCGTTCTCCCTGCTATTTTTCCGTCTGCCCTCGCTATCCGATGCCGGATACATGATCAGTCACCTCTCCTTCAACCTGCACACCTCGATTAAAGAACTGCGACTAGGGATGACCGACCAAGAATGTATCGTTGCCGGGGTTGCCGTCGTAGTGCTTTTCCTATACGAATACTTTATGTCGAAACGGGACCTATTGCAAGCCTTGAGCGAACGCCACAGAATCATACGTTGGGGGGTCTACTACCTGCTCGTACTACTCATGTTCCTATTCGGACAATTCGGATCTGAAGATTTCATTTATTTACAGTTTTAGCCATGAGAACTTTCAAAGGATTTATAATAAAATGCGTGCTTTTTCTCGTTCCCTTCTTTGTCCTCGCTGGGTTCTATTTTTACGATGATCCCTTTAAGGTTCTGCGGGAATACAAAAAATATGACAATGATCCGATCTTCCTGAACGAAGATTACATCGGTTGGAAGACATACAAGAATTACCGGGATTCCCTGCACTTCGATTCCTTCATCCTAGGAAATTCCTGTACGATGGCATTTCTGACCTCCGACTGGGAAAAATACCTCAACGGGAGTAAGGCTATACGCTTGTACGGGACGGCTGAACGATTGGCTGCCGTACACCGGAAAGTGATGGCTCTTGACAAGGAAGAGGAACATATTGCAAATGTTCTGCTCATCGTCGATGCCACCCTATTACGAGAATATCAGTTATCCACGGGCTACATGCACCTACTTCCCCCGGAAGTCAGCGGGATGAATAAATTCAAATTCCAATCCCAGTTCACACAAGAATTCTTCAACCCGAAATTTCTGGTTCCCTACATGGATTACCGGGTATGCCGACGCTACCGCAATTACATGAGAGGAATCGTGAATCCCGACAAAAACATCCGCAATGTTGTCACAAACGACTTGTGGAACCCGCGGGAACACGAAATAGAACAACTCGGTGACCATTACTGGGAAAAACATAAAAAGAGATTCCGTCCCCGTCCCGGGGAAGACCGGGTTCACCCTCCGGTATTAATGAAACCACAAATCAAACTGTTATCGGAAATCGCAAAAGTATTCCAAAATCACCACACGAAGTACAAAATCATCATTAGCCCGGAATACAAACAAATACGTCTGAACCCGGCGGACGTGAAGCAATTGAAAGAAATATTCGGAGCTGAAAACGTTTATGACTTTTCCGGCATCAACAAATACACAAATAACATCCGGAACTACTACGAAGGCTCGCACTATCGCCCCTGTCTCGGACGCCAACTACTGGACAGCGTGTATGCCACGCACAAAACAACTCGCTAATTTTAAATTTTAGATTTTAAATTTCCGACTACCCCCTCTAACTCCCCCTTACACAGCGGGAGGATGCGCGACATTGAAACATTGATACGATTTCTTGCGTCCGTCTCTCCCCCTGTGCAAGGGGGAGCCGAAGGGGGTAGTTAAAGCGTCAGCCTTGTGCGGCTGGAATCTAAAATCTAAAATTATTAAATTTAAAATTAATTGATTCCCAATTTCTTCCTTATCGCCTTCGGGATAGCATTCTTGTGAACCATAA
Proteins encoded in this region:
- a CDS encoding cobyrinate a,c-diamide synthase; protein product: MKQKPFIMIGAASSGSGKTTFTLGLLRLLRNRGMKVQPFKCGPDYIDTKHHAMAAGEESVNLDTYMASAAHVRELYARYGTASDVCVTEGVMGLFDGYDGMKGSSAEIAELIGIPVVLVLNAKSTAYTVAPVLYGFKHFYPGIRVVGVVFNFVASVAHYAYLQQACADAGVEALGYIPKDESIVIPSRHLGLSIDETFCFDTFADRVAEVIDKTVNVDRLLELCTVEFSGEQTQDVVCFGNRKIAIARDEAFNFMYRENVEALKRAGEVVFFSPLRDKSLPEADMVYFPGGYPELHLAELAANEGMRQSVRKYCENGGRVLAECGGMMYLCDTITDGDGKVYPMAGVLKQGATMEQMKLKLGYREVRVNGQRIRGHEFHYSRILPTNEKIPVIGTIYNAKDMVVDTPVYTYKNVLASYIHFYWGECGIDHFLMLMSQK
- a CDS encoding amino acid adenylation domain-containing protein, yielding MKEMDMIKDIVRVYRNYPDHVAFVIDDTSYTYQEVFARVQGIMPFVQDCPEDIIGIIAEDCIETYASILAVLLSGKTYVILHPNYPDSRNRTIVESTGMKRVLYGHASGTQQGLSNEIKCISTLELRDENIDHLTGEQTQDTNKNAYIIFTSGSTGVPKGVPISRKNLNAFYAAYHQLGWQLGPTDRMLQMFELTFDVSVVSTLYPLTLGASIYTVGTNKLKYMRVYELMEDEELTFVAMPPSLLQFLSPYFDEIHVPKLKYLIVTAEAANADLLQRFRACAPNAEFVNLYGPTEATIYCTAYRIPPEGCKQHNGMIAIGHPFTGIDTMIMDEKGIPVQTGEQGELWVSGKQVMRGYWQDEEKSRQVFAQFNGKEYYKTGDLCSIDPDGDIIYRGRKDYQVKVQGFRVELSEIEYRTKKFFPNETNAVVVPKKEDDGGCQLHLFVGTTPHERETLLHYLKEHLPVYMLPTEVHFLEEFPLNTSGKIDRKALTTLI
- a CDS encoding acyl carrier protein, producing the protein METEEILRELDTIFRDILKNENITLTPETTAKDVDGWDSLTNMRLITAIEKHYNIRFGLREILKFKHVGDLCASIQAKKK
- a CDS encoding MBOAT family O-acyltransferase, coding for MMFLSLPFVILFTCCLILYYTVKGSYQKPVLLLTSCIFVGYFNIAYLLIAALIAAITFYWGRWIGMQEQENKRRRVFVGGIVFLVLFLVAFKYLNFIGENIAVLLGWFGVDWKGAITSVFFPLGISFYTFQALGYLIDVYWEEEEPERSLPDFMLYMLFFMKFLSGPIERAFDMLPQLKIEKRFDYDTVTYGLKLMMIGLMKKVLIADRLAPHLDSIFASVQDASGAQLLLAGLLYPIELYADFSGYTDMAIGGAMMFGYRLSPNFNRPFVAKTITDFWRRWHMSLSFWVRDYLYQPIAASKRYWGQWGIVYALVVTFVLLGVWHGAGWNYVIYGLIQGLIISYEMVTVAYRNKVETSVGKHVFGVYSILRTYLLFAFSLLFFRLPSLSDAGYMISHLSFNLHTSIKELRLGMTDQECIVAGVAVVVLFLYEYFMSKRDLLQALSERHRIIRWGVYYLLVLLMFLFGQFGSEDFIYLQF
- a CDS encoding histidine kinase, which gives rise to MRTFKGFIIKCVLFLVPFFVLAGFYFYDDPFKVLREYKKYDNDPIFLNEDYIGWKTYKNYRDSLHFDSFILGNSCTMAFLTSDWEKYLNGSKAIRLYGTAERLAAVHRKVMALDKEEEHIANVLLIVDATLLREYQLSTGYMHLLPPEVSGMNKFKFQSQFTQEFFNPKFLVPYMDYRVCRRYRNYMRGIVNPDKNIRNVVTNDLWNPREHEIEQLGDHYWEKHKKRFRPRPGEDRVHPPVLMKPQIKLLSEIAKVFQNHHTKYKIIISPEYKQIRLNPADVKQLKEIFGAENVYDFSGINKYTNNIRNYYEGSHYRPCLGRQLLDSVYATHKTTR